One Glycine max cultivar Williams 82 chromosome 6, Glycine_max_v4.0, whole genome shotgun sequence DNA segment encodes these proteins:
- the LOC100791334 gene encoding phytosulfokine receptor 2-like precursor, with the protein MAFVLWGFLACLLCFSVGLETLARSCDKHDLMALKEFAGNLTKGSIITEWSDDVVCCKWTGVYCDDVVDGVAASRVSKLILPGMDLNGTISSSLAYLDKLKELNLSFNRLQGELSSEFSNLKQLQVLDLSHNMLSGPVGGAFSGLQSIQILNISSNSFVGDLFHFGGLQHLSALNISNNSFTGQFNSQICSTSKGIHILDISKNHFAGGLEWLGNCSTSLQELHLDSNLFSGPLPDSLYSMSALEQLSVSVNNLSGQLSKELSNLSSLKSLIISGNHFSEELPNVFGNLLNLEQLIGNTNSFSGSLPSTLALCSKLRVLDLRNNSLTGSVALNFSGLSNLFTLDLGSNHFNGSLPNSLSYCHELTMLSLAKNELTGQIPESYANLTSLLTLSLSNNSFENLSGALYVLQQCKNLTTLVLTKNFHGEEIPEKLTASFKSLVVLALGNCGLKGRIPAWLLNCPKLEVLDLSWNHLKGSVPSWIGQMDRLFYLDLSNNSLTGEIPKGLTQLRGLISSNYHISSLFASAAIPLYVKRNKSASGLQYNHASSFPPSIYLSNNRLSGTIWPEIGRLKELHILDLSRNNITGTIPSSISEMKNLETLDLSYNSLVGTIPPSFNSLTFLSKFSVAYNHLWGLIPIGGQFSSFPNSSFEGNWGLCGEIFHHCNEKDVGLRANHVGKFSKSNILGITIGLGVGLALLLAVILLRVSKRDEDKPVDNIDEELSCPNRRPEALTSSKLVFFKNSDCKDLTVEDLLKSTGNFNQENIIGCGGFGLVYKGNLPNGTKVAIKKLSGYCGQVEREFQAEVEALSRAQHKNLVSLKGYCQHFSDRLLIYSYLENGSLDYWLHESEDGNSALKWDARLKIAKGAAHGLAYLHKECEPHIVHRDIKSSNILLDDKFKAYLADFGLSRLLQPYDTHVSTDLVGTLGYIPPEYSQVLKATFKGDIYSFGVVLVELLTGRRPVEVIIGQRSRNLVSWVLQIKSENREQEIFDSVIWHKDNEKQLLEVLAIACKCIDEDPRQRPHIELVVSWLDNVGFDGSEQSSF; encoded by the coding sequence ATGGCTTTTGTGCTATGGGGTTTCTTGGCTTGCTTGCTTTGCTTTTCTGTGGGACTTGAAACCCTTGCCAGATCCTGTGACAAGCATGATCTAATGGCCCTGAAGGAATTTGCAGGCAATCTTACAAAAGGGTCTATCATCACAGAATGGTCAGATGATGTTGTCTGCTGCAAATGGACTGGGGTTTATTGTGATGATGTGGTTGATGGAGTAGCTGCTAGTAGAGTGTCCAAGTTGATTCTACCTGGAATGGACCTCAACGGCACGATTTCAAGTTCTTTAGCCTATCTAGATAAGCTAAAGGAGCTCAATCTTTCGTTCAATCGTCTCCAAGGTGAATTGTCTTCTGAGTTCTCTAATCTGAAGCAGTTACAAGTTCTTGACTTGAGCCACAATATGCTATCTGGACCAGTTGGTGGGGCATTTTCCGGTTTGCAATCCATTCAAATACTGAATATTTCTAGCAATTCATTTGTTGGAGACCTCTTCCATTTCGGGGGATTACAACATCTTAGTGCTCTCAACATAAGCAACAATTCATTCACCGGCCAGTTCAATTCACAAATTTGCAGCACCTCCAAGGGTATTCATATTCTTGATATATCCAAAAATCATTTTGCTGGTGGTCTTGAATGGTTGGGCAACTGTAGCACGTCTCTCCAAGAGTTACATTTGGATTCCAATTTATTTTCTGGCCCTCTTCCTGATTCTTTGTATTCAATGTCAGCCTTGGAGCAGCTCTCAGTCTCTGTGAACAACCTCTCTGGTCAATTAAGCAAGGAGCTAAGTAACCTCTCAAGCCTAAAATCTCTAATAATTtctggaaaccatttttcagaGGAACTCCCAAATGTTTTTGGGAATCTTTTGAACCTTGAACAACTAATAGGAAACACCAATTCATTTTCTGGATCATTGCCTTCCACCTTGGCTTTATGCTCAAAACTCCGAGTGCTTGATCTTCGAAATAATTCTTTGACAGGTTCTGTTGCTCTTAATTTCTCTGGGTTGTCTAATCTTTTCACTTTGGATCTTGGTAGCAATCATTTTAATGGATCCCTTCCAAATTCCTTGTCCTATTGCCATGAATTGACAATGTTAAGCCTTGCTAAAAATGAATTAACTGGCCAAATCCCCGAGAGCTATGCAAACCTCACTTCCCTTTTGACTCTGTCTTTGTCAAACAATAGCTTTGAGAACTTATCTGGGGCACTTTATGTACTGCAGCAGTGCAAAAATCTCACCACTCTTGTCCTCACAAAGAATTTCCATGGTGAGGAAATTCCAGAAAAATTAACAGCAAGCTTCAAGAGCCTTGTGGTTTTAGCACTTGGAAATTGTGGTCTCAAAGGCCGTATTCCTGCCTGGCTATTGAATTGCCCGAAATTGGAAGTTCTTGATTTGTCTTGGAACCATTTGAAAGGTAGTGTCCCTTCTTGGATTGGTCAGATGGACCGTTTGTTCTACTTGGATTTGTCAAATAATTCTCTTACAGGAGAAATACCAAAAGGTTTGACACAGCTGAGGGGCCTCATATCCTCCAATTATCATATATCAAGTCTCTTTGCATCTGCTGCTATTCCTCTCTATGTCAAGAGAAACAAGAGTGCTAGTGGGCTGCAATATAACCATGCCTCAAGTTTCCCTCCTTCAATATACTTGAGCAATAACAGATTAAGTGGAACAATATGGCCTGAAATTGGTCGTTTAAAAGAACTTCATATCTTGGATTTAAGCAGGAACAACATCACCGGCACCATTCCTAGCTCTATTTCAGAGATGAAGAATTTGGAAACATTAGATTTATCTTATAATAGTCTCGTTGGAACTATTCCTCCATCATTTAACAGCCTCACATTCTTGTCTAAGTTCAGTGTAGCATATAACCACTTATGGGGATTAATTCCAATTGGAGGACAATTTTCAAGTTTCCCAAATTCAAGTTTTGAGGGCAACTGGGGGCTTTGTGGGGAAATATTTCATCATTGTAACGAGAAAGATGTGGGCTTGAGGGCCAACCATGTGggaaaatttagtaaaagcaaTATCCTTGGCATAACAATTGGGTTAGGAGTTGGGCTTGCACTGCTTCTTGCTGTTATTCTGCTAAGAGTGTCAAAGAGGGACGAGGATAAGCCAGTTGATAACATTGATGAGGAGCTTAGCTGTCCAAACAGGAGGCCCGAAGCACTCACTTCTTCAAAATTGGTGTTTTTTAAGAATTCAGATTGCAAGGATCTCACAGTTGAAGATTTGTTAAAATCCACTGGCAATTTTAACCAAGAAAATATAATTGGTTGTGGTGGGTTTGGTCTTGTCTACAAGGGGAATCTTCCAAATGGCACAAAGGTAGCTATCAAGAAACTTTCAGGGTACTGTGGTCAGGTAGAACGTGAATTCCAAGCTGAAGTGGAGGCACTCTCAAGAGCTCAACATAAGAACCTTGTTTCACTTAAAGGTTATTGCCAGCATTTCAGTGACAGATTATTAATTTACTCCTACTTGGAGAATGGAAGCCTTGACTATTGGCTGCATGAGAGTGAAGATGGAAATTCAGCTCTAAAATGGGATGCAAGACTCAAGATTGCCAAAGGTGCAGCTCATGGATTAGCTTATTTGCACAAGGAGTGTGAACCACATATCGTGCATCGTGATATTAAATCCAGCAACATACTTTTGGATGATAAATTCAAAGCTTATTTGGCTGACTTTGGTCTCTCAAGGCTACTTCAACCTTATGATACCCATGTTTCAACAGATTTAGTAGGAACTTTAGGATATATTCCTCCAGAATACAGTCAGGTACTGAAAGCAACTTTCAAGGGTGATATTTATAGCTTTGGTGTTGTTCTTGTTGAGCTTCTTACTGGTCGAAGGCCGGTAGAAGTCATCATCGGGCAACGTAGCAGGAATCTAGTGTCTTGGGTGTTGCAGATAAAATCTGAGAATAGGGAGCAGGAAATTTTTGATTCAGTCATTTGGCACAAGGATAATGAGAAACAGCTCTTAGAGGTACTAGCTATTGCTTGTAAATGTATAGATGAAGATCCAAGGCAGAGACCCCATATTGAATTAGTTGTTTCATGGCTTGATAATGTAGGATTTGATGGCTCTGAGCAGTCATCATTTTAA
- the LOC100791334 gene encoding phytosulfokine receptor 2-like isoform X1: MVLQRCYPMAFVLWGFLACLLCFSVGLETLARSCDKHDLMALKEFAGNLTKGSIITEWSDDVVCCKWTGVYCDDVVDGVAASRVSKLILPGMDLNGTISSSLAYLDKLKELNLSFNRLQGELSSEFSNLKQLQVLDLSHNMLSGPVGGAFSGLQSIQILNISSNSFVGDLFHFGGLQHLSALNISNNSFTGQFNSQICSTSKGIHILDISKNHFAGGLEWLGNCSTSLQELHLDSNLFSGPLPDSLYSMSALEQLSVSVNNLSGQLSKELSNLSSLKSLIISGNHFSEELPNVFGNLLNLEQLIGNTNSFSGSLPSTLALCSKLRVLDLRNNSLTGSVALNFSGLSNLFTLDLGSNHFNGSLPNSLSYCHELTMLSLAKNELTGQIPESYANLTSLLTLSLSNNSFENLSGALYVLQQCKNLTTLVLTKNFHGEEIPEKLTASFKSLVVLALGNCGLKGRIPAWLLNCPKLEVLDLSWNHLKGSVPSWIGQMDRLFYLDLSNNSLTGEIPKGLTQLRGLISSNYHISSLFASAAIPLYVKRNKSASGLQYNHASSFPPSIYLSNNRLSGTIWPEIGRLKELHILDLSRNNITGTIPSSISEMKNLETLDLSYNSLVGTIPPSFNSLTFLSKFSVAYNHLWGLIPIGGQFSSFPNSSFEGNWGLCGEIFHHCNEKDVGLRANHVGKFSKSNILGITIGLGVGLALLLAVILLRVSKRDEDKPVDNIDEELSCPNRRPEALTSSKLVFFKNSDCKDLTVEDLLKSTGNFNQENIIGCGGFGLVYKGNLPNGTKVAIKKLSGYCGQVEREFQAEVEALSRAQHKNLVSLKGYCQHFSDRLLIYSYLENGSLDYWLHESEDGNSALKWDARLKIAKGAAHGLAYLHKECEPHIVHRDIKSSNILLDDKFKAYLADFGLSRLLQPYDTHVSTDLVGTLGYIPPEYSQVLKATFKGDIYSFGVVLVELLTGRRPVEVIIGQRSRNLVSWVLQIKSENREQEIFDSVIWHKDNEKQLLEVLAIACKCIDEDPRQRPHIELVVSWLDNVGFDGSEQSSF; this comes from the coding sequence ATGGTGCTGCAAAGATGCTACCCTATGGCTTTTGTGCTATGGGGTTTCTTGGCTTGCTTGCTTTGCTTTTCTGTGGGACTTGAAACCCTTGCCAGATCCTGTGACAAGCATGATCTAATGGCCCTGAAGGAATTTGCAGGCAATCTTACAAAAGGGTCTATCATCACAGAATGGTCAGATGATGTTGTCTGCTGCAAATGGACTGGGGTTTATTGTGATGATGTGGTTGATGGAGTAGCTGCTAGTAGAGTGTCCAAGTTGATTCTACCTGGAATGGACCTCAACGGCACGATTTCAAGTTCTTTAGCCTATCTAGATAAGCTAAAGGAGCTCAATCTTTCGTTCAATCGTCTCCAAGGTGAATTGTCTTCTGAGTTCTCTAATCTGAAGCAGTTACAAGTTCTTGACTTGAGCCACAATATGCTATCTGGACCAGTTGGTGGGGCATTTTCCGGTTTGCAATCCATTCAAATACTGAATATTTCTAGCAATTCATTTGTTGGAGACCTCTTCCATTTCGGGGGATTACAACATCTTAGTGCTCTCAACATAAGCAACAATTCATTCACCGGCCAGTTCAATTCACAAATTTGCAGCACCTCCAAGGGTATTCATATTCTTGATATATCCAAAAATCATTTTGCTGGTGGTCTTGAATGGTTGGGCAACTGTAGCACGTCTCTCCAAGAGTTACATTTGGATTCCAATTTATTTTCTGGCCCTCTTCCTGATTCTTTGTATTCAATGTCAGCCTTGGAGCAGCTCTCAGTCTCTGTGAACAACCTCTCTGGTCAATTAAGCAAGGAGCTAAGTAACCTCTCAAGCCTAAAATCTCTAATAATTtctggaaaccatttttcagaGGAACTCCCAAATGTTTTTGGGAATCTTTTGAACCTTGAACAACTAATAGGAAACACCAATTCATTTTCTGGATCATTGCCTTCCACCTTGGCTTTATGCTCAAAACTCCGAGTGCTTGATCTTCGAAATAATTCTTTGACAGGTTCTGTTGCTCTTAATTTCTCTGGGTTGTCTAATCTTTTCACTTTGGATCTTGGTAGCAATCATTTTAATGGATCCCTTCCAAATTCCTTGTCCTATTGCCATGAATTGACAATGTTAAGCCTTGCTAAAAATGAATTAACTGGCCAAATCCCCGAGAGCTATGCAAACCTCACTTCCCTTTTGACTCTGTCTTTGTCAAACAATAGCTTTGAGAACTTATCTGGGGCACTTTATGTACTGCAGCAGTGCAAAAATCTCACCACTCTTGTCCTCACAAAGAATTTCCATGGTGAGGAAATTCCAGAAAAATTAACAGCAAGCTTCAAGAGCCTTGTGGTTTTAGCACTTGGAAATTGTGGTCTCAAAGGCCGTATTCCTGCCTGGCTATTGAATTGCCCGAAATTGGAAGTTCTTGATTTGTCTTGGAACCATTTGAAAGGTAGTGTCCCTTCTTGGATTGGTCAGATGGACCGTTTGTTCTACTTGGATTTGTCAAATAATTCTCTTACAGGAGAAATACCAAAAGGTTTGACACAGCTGAGGGGCCTCATATCCTCCAATTATCATATATCAAGTCTCTTTGCATCTGCTGCTATTCCTCTCTATGTCAAGAGAAACAAGAGTGCTAGTGGGCTGCAATATAACCATGCCTCAAGTTTCCCTCCTTCAATATACTTGAGCAATAACAGATTAAGTGGAACAATATGGCCTGAAATTGGTCGTTTAAAAGAACTTCATATCTTGGATTTAAGCAGGAACAACATCACCGGCACCATTCCTAGCTCTATTTCAGAGATGAAGAATTTGGAAACATTAGATTTATCTTATAATAGTCTCGTTGGAACTATTCCTCCATCATTTAACAGCCTCACATTCTTGTCTAAGTTCAGTGTAGCATATAACCACTTATGGGGATTAATTCCAATTGGAGGACAATTTTCAAGTTTCCCAAATTCAAGTTTTGAGGGCAACTGGGGGCTTTGTGGGGAAATATTTCATCATTGTAACGAGAAAGATGTGGGCTTGAGGGCCAACCATGTGggaaaatttagtaaaagcaaTATCCTTGGCATAACAATTGGGTTAGGAGTTGGGCTTGCACTGCTTCTTGCTGTTATTCTGCTAAGAGTGTCAAAGAGGGACGAGGATAAGCCAGTTGATAACATTGATGAGGAGCTTAGCTGTCCAAACAGGAGGCCCGAAGCACTCACTTCTTCAAAATTGGTGTTTTTTAAGAATTCAGATTGCAAGGATCTCACAGTTGAAGATTTGTTAAAATCCACTGGCAATTTTAACCAAGAAAATATAATTGGTTGTGGTGGGTTTGGTCTTGTCTACAAGGGGAATCTTCCAAATGGCACAAAGGTAGCTATCAAGAAACTTTCAGGGTACTGTGGTCAGGTAGAACGTGAATTCCAAGCTGAAGTGGAGGCACTCTCAAGAGCTCAACATAAGAACCTTGTTTCACTTAAAGGTTATTGCCAGCATTTCAGTGACAGATTATTAATTTACTCCTACTTGGAGAATGGAAGCCTTGACTATTGGCTGCATGAGAGTGAAGATGGAAATTCAGCTCTAAAATGGGATGCAAGACTCAAGATTGCCAAAGGTGCAGCTCATGGATTAGCTTATTTGCACAAGGAGTGTGAACCACATATCGTGCATCGTGATATTAAATCCAGCAACATACTTTTGGATGATAAATTCAAAGCTTATTTGGCTGACTTTGGTCTCTCAAGGCTACTTCAACCTTATGATACCCATGTTTCAACAGATTTAGTAGGAACTTTAGGATATATTCCTCCAGAATACAGTCAGGTACTGAAAGCAACTTTCAAGGGTGATATTTATAGCTTTGGTGTTGTTCTTGTTGAGCTTCTTACTGGTCGAAGGCCGGTAGAAGTCATCATCGGGCAACGTAGCAGGAATCTAGTGTCTTGGGTGTTGCAGATAAAATCTGAGAATAGGGAGCAGGAAATTTTTGATTCAGTCATTTGGCACAAGGATAATGAGAAACAGCTCTTAGAGGTACTAGCTATTGCTTGTAAATGTATAGATGAAGATCCAAGGCAGAGACCCCATATTGAATTAGTTGTTTCATGGCTTGATAATGTAGGATTTGATGGCTCTGAGCAGTCATCATTTTAA
- the LOC100791334 gene encoding phytosulfokine receptor 2-like isoform X2, with protein sequence MDLNGTISSSLAYLDKLKELNLSFNRLQGELSSEFSNLKQLQVLDLSHNMLSGPVGGAFSGLQSIQILNISSNSFVGDLFHFGGLQHLSALNISNNSFTGQFNSQICSTSKGIHILDISKNHFAGGLEWLGNCSTSLQELHLDSNLFSGPLPDSLYSMSALEQLSVSVNNLSGQLSKELSNLSSLKSLIISGNHFSEELPNVFGNLLNLEQLIGNTNSFSGSLPSTLALCSKLRVLDLRNNSLTGSVALNFSGLSNLFTLDLGSNHFNGSLPNSLSYCHELTMLSLAKNELTGQIPESYANLTSLLTLSLSNNSFENLSGALYVLQQCKNLTTLVLTKNFHGEEIPEKLTASFKSLVVLALGNCGLKGRIPAWLLNCPKLEVLDLSWNHLKGSVPSWIGQMDRLFYLDLSNNSLTGEIPKGLTQLRGLISSNYHISSLFASAAIPLYVKRNKSASGLQYNHASSFPPSIYLSNNRLSGTIWPEIGRLKELHILDLSRNNITGTIPSSISEMKNLETLDLSYNSLVGTIPPSFNSLTFLSKFSVAYNHLWGLIPIGGQFSSFPNSSFEGNWGLCGEIFHHCNEKDVGLRANHVGKFSKSNILGITIGLGVGLALLLAVILLRVSKRDEDKPVDNIDEELSCPNRRPEALTSSKLVFFKNSDCKDLTVEDLLKSTGNFNQENIIGCGGFGLVYKGNLPNGTKVAIKKLSGYCGQVEREFQAEVEALSRAQHKNLVSLKGYCQHFSDRLLIYSYLENGSLDYWLHESEDGNSALKWDARLKIAKGAAHGLAYLHKECEPHIVHRDIKSSNILLDDKFKAYLADFGLSRLLQPYDTHVSTDLVGTLGYIPPEYSQVLKATFKGDIYSFGVVLVELLTGRRPVEVIIGQRSRNLVSWVLQIKSENREQEIFDSVIWHKDNEKQLLEVLAIACKCIDEDPRQRPHIELVVSWLDNVGFDGSEQSSF encoded by the coding sequence ATGGACCTCAACGGCACGATTTCAAGTTCTTTAGCCTATCTAGATAAGCTAAAGGAGCTCAATCTTTCGTTCAATCGTCTCCAAGGTGAATTGTCTTCTGAGTTCTCTAATCTGAAGCAGTTACAAGTTCTTGACTTGAGCCACAATATGCTATCTGGACCAGTTGGTGGGGCATTTTCCGGTTTGCAATCCATTCAAATACTGAATATTTCTAGCAATTCATTTGTTGGAGACCTCTTCCATTTCGGGGGATTACAACATCTTAGTGCTCTCAACATAAGCAACAATTCATTCACCGGCCAGTTCAATTCACAAATTTGCAGCACCTCCAAGGGTATTCATATTCTTGATATATCCAAAAATCATTTTGCTGGTGGTCTTGAATGGTTGGGCAACTGTAGCACGTCTCTCCAAGAGTTACATTTGGATTCCAATTTATTTTCTGGCCCTCTTCCTGATTCTTTGTATTCAATGTCAGCCTTGGAGCAGCTCTCAGTCTCTGTGAACAACCTCTCTGGTCAATTAAGCAAGGAGCTAAGTAACCTCTCAAGCCTAAAATCTCTAATAATTtctggaaaccatttttcagaGGAACTCCCAAATGTTTTTGGGAATCTTTTGAACCTTGAACAACTAATAGGAAACACCAATTCATTTTCTGGATCATTGCCTTCCACCTTGGCTTTATGCTCAAAACTCCGAGTGCTTGATCTTCGAAATAATTCTTTGACAGGTTCTGTTGCTCTTAATTTCTCTGGGTTGTCTAATCTTTTCACTTTGGATCTTGGTAGCAATCATTTTAATGGATCCCTTCCAAATTCCTTGTCCTATTGCCATGAATTGACAATGTTAAGCCTTGCTAAAAATGAATTAACTGGCCAAATCCCCGAGAGCTATGCAAACCTCACTTCCCTTTTGACTCTGTCTTTGTCAAACAATAGCTTTGAGAACTTATCTGGGGCACTTTATGTACTGCAGCAGTGCAAAAATCTCACCACTCTTGTCCTCACAAAGAATTTCCATGGTGAGGAAATTCCAGAAAAATTAACAGCAAGCTTCAAGAGCCTTGTGGTTTTAGCACTTGGAAATTGTGGTCTCAAAGGCCGTATTCCTGCCTGGCTATTGAATTGCCCGAAATTGGAAGTTCTTGATTTGTCTTGGAACCATTTGAAAGGTAGTGTCCCTTCTTGGATTGGTCAGATGGACCGTTTGTTCTACTTGGATTTGTCAAATAATTCTCTTACAGGAGAAATACCAAAAGGTTTGACACAGCTGAGGGGCCTCATATCCTCCAATTATCATATATCAAGTCTCTTTGCATCTGCTGCTATTCCTCTCTATGTCAAGAGAAACAAGAGTGCTAGTGGGCTGCAATATAACCATGCCTCAAGTTTCCCTCCTTCAATATACTTGAGCAATAACAGATTAAGTGGAACAATATGGCCTGAAATTGGTCGTTTAAAAGAACTTCATATCTTGGATTTAAGCAGGAACAACATCACCGGCACCATTCCTAGCTCTATTTCAGAGATGAAGAATTTGGAAACATTAGATTTATCTTATAATAGTCTCGTTGGAACTATTCCTCCATCATTTAACAGCCTCACATTCTTGTCTAAGTTCAGTGTAGCATATAACCACTTATGGGGATTAATTCCAATTGGAGGACAATTTTCAAGTTTCCCAAATTCAAGTTTTGAGGGCAACTGGGGGCTTTGTGGGGAAATATTTCATCATTGTAACGAGAAAGATGTGGGCTTGAGGGCCAACCATGTGggaaaatttagtaaaagcaaTATCCTTGGCATAACAATTGGGTTAGGAGTTGGGCTTGCACTGCTTCTTGCTGTTATTCTGCTAAGAGTGTCAAAGAGGGACGAGGATAAGCCAGTTGATAACATTGATGAGGAGCTTAGCTGTCCAAACAGGAGGCCCGAAGCACTCACTTCTTCAAAATTGGTGTTTTTTAAGAATTCAGATTGCAAGGATCTCACAGTTGAAGATTTGTTAAAATCCACTGGCAATTTTAACCAAGAAAATATAATTGGTTGTGGTGGGTTTGGTCTTGTCTACAAGGGGAATCTTCCAAATGGCACAAAGGTAGCTATCAAGAAACTTTCAGGGTACTGTGGTCAGGTAGAACGTGAATTCCAAGCTGAAGTGGAGGCACTCTCAAGAGCTCAACATAAGAACCTTGTTTCACTTAAAGGTTATTGCCAGCATTTCAGTGACAGATTATTAATTTACTCCTACTTGGAGAATGGAAGCCTTGACTATTGGCTGCATGAGAGTGAAGATGGAAATTCAGCTCTAAAATGGGATGCAAGACTCAAGATTGCCAAAGGTGCAGCTCATGGATTAGCTTATTTGCACAAGGAGTGTGAACCACATATCGTGCATCGTGATATTAAATCCAGCAACATACTTTTGGATGATAAATTCAAAGCTTATTTGGCTGACTTTGGTCTCTCAAGGCTACTTCAACCTTATGATACCCATGTTTCAACAGATTTAGTAGGAACTTTAGGATATATTCCTCCAGAATACAGTCAGGTACTGAAAGCAACTTTCAAGGGTGATATTTATAGCTTTGGTGTTGTTCTTGTTGAGCTTCTTACTGGTCGAAGGCCGGTAGAAGTCATCATCGGGCAACGTAGCAGGAATCTAGTGTCTTGGGTGTTGCAGATAAAATCTGAGAATAGGGAGCAGGAAATTTTTGATTCAGTCATTTGGCACAAGGATAATGAGAAACAGCTCTTAGAGGTACTAGCTATTGCTTGTAAATGTATAGATGAAGATCCAAGGCAGAGACCCCATATTGAATTAGTTGTTTCATGGCTTGATAATGTAGGATTTGATGGCTCTGAGCAGTCATCATTTTAA